The DNA window TGTGTCGGTAAATCAATATTTTAAGTAGCTAAAAGCTATTAACTTATTCCAAACATATTTACAAATTGTCTCTGCTATCCAAACGCTCCCAGTCAACTAACGGCAGAAAGCGTTCCGTCAATCGGTTCCACTACTTTTGTCCGTCATATACTCAGCGAAGGTCGCTTCTTTCGTTCGCCTTTGCTGTTTTTCCCGAAAATGTTCCCCAACGCTTTGGAGACACTGTTGACGCCGAGCTTTCGACGGAGTGGAAGTGCCCGAAAGAGTTGCGTCGAGCGAGCTTCCTTAATGAGCGAGTGGAATGCTAGCGAAACGCCGGCAAAGTTCTCTGCTGCCGACACTTCGTAGAACTGACAAGAGTACCGAAAGGATAGCTCCTGACCGTCGTTGACGGAGATTTCTCTGGGGGAAATAAGGAGGCCGTTAGTTTGTTTTTTTCACTAGACGGGATGTAGCTCAACATTTCTTACCTCGCATGATCAAGGTCACTTTTGTTGCCGAGCAGCAGTATCGTATAGTAGGAAGGTAGCTTGAGTTTGGTCAGCTGCTGCAGAAAATCGGCGGCTTCTTCGAAGCTAGCCTTATCACAGATGGAGTACACCACGACGAACGCATCGCCCCAGCGTAGATGTTCGTATAGGCAACCTCGTTTCTGTGAAGTATAAAAAGGAACTGCGATTAGTATTGCGACTACCCTAGCATCCGCTTGCTGTGTTACATCACACTTGGATGTGTCCAAAATTTCCACTTCTGTTGTGGCATTGTCGTAGATTATGCTGTGTCGGTAGAGGAAATCTGCGGGAGAGTTGATAAGGAAAGTGTTAACTATACAAGAGATTTCAACGAGCAAGGAATTATAGAAGTAACGAACCCCTCGAAGAACTGTACTCGCCGATGTATCGTTTCGTAAGGTATCGAACCGTGACggctgaaacaaaaaaatgaaatgaagttACTAGTTGTTGCGTTGAATAGGAACCCATCTTGGAGCTGCAAATTGGATCATctggttttattttcaaattttttcaataaaatatttgctttcggtcatttattttattttgtgttctcCAAATATGTAGAAGTTTGCATACATCTGTAGATTACGGTAGGAAGTTTAGGTCTATACTGCTTGTAATCGTAAGCCATTCCCATGTAGATATGTAACCCCATacaacatgggactgacttgcgattatgagCAGTATAAAtgtatgaaataaataaaaaacgctttattcttcatttaataaactaattcaatttcataaaacaattttaattaTCATTTCACGTGCAAAAATAAAGCGtcggaatagaaaaaaaacagctTAATGACCTaattaaacatttttattaTTCCTAGCGGTACTTGACTATATCCTACTAGAACATACATTGTTAAGCTTTCCATCACTGCACTAGGAGTAAGTTTACGACCCTCGAAACGTTTGTAAAATACGCACTCGCTGGAATGCTCTACAGTGCGTTACATTCATTTGGATGGCAATGAAGTTTGCAAAATGAGACGCTTTTTGGTTTACAAACGTTTTTCTCCAGTCGACTAAATAATGATGACCCTTCCGGAATTGTTCCATGTTTTGCAAACATTGCTAGTTCATAACATGTAACACAGGCAGCGTACCGTGTGGGAAAAGATGATTCTTTGTTAAAAACCTAAAGATACGAAGATACTGTATCCACAGAAAACAGACTTCCATTTTTCATTTATATGAATTATATTTTACATTACATGAATTATATAAAAGAGTCCGCTTTTTCCATATTATGTCTTGCGGAAATATGCGTGAAAGGTGAAACAAGAGCTGCTTTATGACGACACATAGATGTCCGCACTATAAAATAACCAGTACAGCACATGCGTAACTATAGTCAAAATGGGCAAGTTACTGGCTACCCGAGGAAATTCTTATGggttttaacaccatacaaccaataaacaaaaatataatccGCGTCAAATTTCACAACCATTTAAAcaccataaaacaataaatacatcaaaatatggtttttatatGGAATTTTCCGGAccatcccagttaaactcattccggaaccggttcggatttctgaatggagtcagtatggattccaaatcaaatgcaacaaccgattccgactcagaatcggttgttgcatttgattaggaatccatactgactgcATTCAGGAtcccgaatcaaattccgattctaactagaattggtcggtgttaagtcagaccggactaagtcgcaaaacatcaaaaaatgagataacgaAAACaccggataaagaatttcttcagttacattcgacttttgccagatttgaaatatataaccataaacaaaattattgcaaaaaataattttcaattataacgtagagaatgctacgattcaaactttaaacccgtttttctcgaaatcaatattttgtcacttagtccggtctgacttaacaccgaccaattggttgtgtcactggagccggaatacgaactggaatcagccagaattccggttcattcccggctgagcttaactggatTTTAGCCGCTCTGCACGCCCTTAAATCGCTCCCCGAACAtgttatcacagagaacagacggcCATCTTCAACATTCAACTTGTGTTAAAATCCCTAACGTTTtggaaggtagttgggatatctgcACTAGGTGCGCTATTGTTGTCATGCTtttagtggctgagttcgactgaattgacagcggttttgCCTTTTCCCAGTCAAACCGTACTGGAACCGGTTCGGTCTTCTGAGTGGactcagtatggattccagctcaaatgcatcatccgattgagtcggaatcggttgttgcctttgagccagattccataaagccagaaattgactaatccatgtgcagttgtgttagtgcgagattgagatTTAATCGGGTGGattttttgccaaatgaggttaaatcagatggcgaattgaaaacatagcgttatatgtatgttgtctatacacattgcaactgtgttggtgtcctagacgttagttgggataagttggtgtggtggcgctagtgtttttacgTATATTCATTCAAAAGTTTAAACAAATTGTATGAAcatatttgttcgatcatggatgtctgttctcagTGATGTTATTCAATCGCTCCAATTCACTAATATggaaataaaaatcaataattattttcggatttgATATGGAATAATAATACATTAATTGTTTATAACGCATTCACTTAGCGGgccaccattttgaatttcggcATGATAAAAATATCGACGTATTCTGAGATAATAAAcacatttcttgagcgttttttcaaaacgtcatatctgcaatgagttactgtctttgtttactttctctatcgatttttacggcatcactataacacttttcacttattttacagtacagatcgaaagacggtggttttaactagcatattatgcaaagagctgagggataaatgttaaagtgaccgaattattaacagaagagaaagtaaacaaagagagtaactcattgcagatatgacgttttgaaaaaacgctcaagatttgacAATCAAAACTGGATGTTCCTATGTCATTTCATTATCCCACAAAAAAACTTCGATGTAGTTTGAACCAAATCTGGCAGAACTTCCCCCTAAGAATAACTTTGCCGTTCAACCTCCAGCAAGAGACCTTGCCCCCAAACGGTGACATCGCTACTTCGCACGGCATACAGACATTCCGATGTTCCGTGTGGCGTCAAGGTCACGAGATGTGCGCTGCAAGAGCCGGCTCATTAGTGTCAATTCGTTGCATATGTTTATCCTGATGCGCGCCAATCAAATCGAAATAGCATGCGCGGTCGGTATGGCACATCGAAACGGTAGACATCGTGTATACAAGAAGTTTCACACTCATTCGTCTGCTTGTTTACTTATTTTTATCGCTGGTTTTAATTATTATGATCTCTCTTTACGGAGGTATCTATTTAAAGATGCAGATCGTCGTTCTCCATCTTCCCCGCCTTGTGGAGTGGTAACTAAACTATAGAGTTCAAGATGCTGATACTGAATTAGTATATGAATAATCCGTTATAAATACTAATGGTATATCCGTTGGcaataaatttacaaaaattgcgGATGGATTTAAAATTGAACGAGAAACATTTTCAAGTGAATCTGCAGAATACACCGTTCGGGGAATTAATACGAGCAGGTGCCAATCAGCAAAATGCAGCGATTGCATGAGGCAAAGTGTCCGCAAGTATCTGAATGATTGTATCATTCCTACTTGTACCGACTATACCGCCTCGTCGTAATAAGTAAGTTGTTGAAAATTTTGTACACTAGTGCTGGTGTTGGTGGACCGGCTAAACGATACGGTCggtaattggcattgaatatcATAAGGTCAAGGTAAAGACACTGTTGGCATCTGTAGTTTATCGAGGTGATTTTGAATGAAGTTGCTTTAATAAATCAAAGATAGTCTGAAAATTGCTGCCACAAAAAATAATCGACGCGTCGGTTATCAAATTGCACGGGCAACAAATAGGgatttttaatttacaaaatattCCTCAGCTAATGTACTCAATTAATATGCAGCGAGAGCGGGTATTCTTACAATCATACCTACACTGTTTATAAACCTTAACAattattttctgatttttaaatgaAGAAAAACAAAGTATTCATCCAACAAAGCGACAGTGGTCTACTAATTACCGTAGCATGCATGCTCGTTCGCCTTTTTTTAACCGGGAAATCACTCACAGCAcagcccactgagacgtccaaaaaattgtttcaaaatcgttcaacacgggtccaacgatggacgtttgttgaacggttatttggacgttgtccgaATTGGTctaacgaacgtccttcattggacgattttgaaaccaaccgttcttagagggagaGAACAgtcatccatgatcgaacaaatatatcaataaaacgtgtgtaaacatttgaattaatatgcgataaacactagcgccgccaaaccaacccactgagacgtccaaaaaattgtttcaaaatcgttcaacacgggtccaacgatggacgttcgttgaacggttatttggacgttgtccaaattggtccaacgaacgtccttcattggacgattttgaaaccaaccgttcttagaagGAACTTATCCCAACCATCCGTCAAATCTATTCcaaaccggttcgaaatcctgaatggattcaatatggaatcttgctcaaaggaAACAACCGATGACGActtaatcggttgatgcatttgagctggaatccatactgaatccactcaGAAGCTCGAACCGGTTCAGGACTGGTTCCTGGTCAGCGTgccaagcagaaagttagcaaaagttgagcaaagcgaaattgatgctggcagagtttctgcgagcattttgcgcgattgtgcgagaattctggcaacgaattcgctcaaatgcaacaaccgtttctgacagaagcggttaaactaaccgatgctgctcacttttatccagaatccagtcagaaatgtacggccaagatctctgcacgcttcctgccacatctttgtcagatgttttgctcgatttgtgctaaattctaccagttAGGAATTGCCgtgatctttgcacagtttatgtccgagttatgccagggttttgctcggttcctgtcaaaatttgccagaaaacgcgagcgtaaccgagttcgccctagctcaactaacccgacaggatatgcccagaaatctgacagggctgccaaaccaagacttacagaaatctagcagagcggtctctgccagaaaatttgctcactgggtttgactgggtagaggtataaccgccctctaagaacggttggtttcaaattcaaaatttcaatgaaggacgttcgttggaccaaatTGCGCAACGCCCAAATAactgttcaacaaacgtccatcgttggacccgtattgaatgattttgaaacaattttttggatgtgggcactgtcaattcagtcgaactcagccactaaaAACATGACAGCAGCGCACTTGGTGCAGATATctcaactaccttcgaaaccgttagagatttttacacaagttgaacgaTTAAGATGGACATCGGTTCTCTGTGCTCACAGCATGATCCCAATAAAGCTCAGACGGAAAATTGGCTGGTTTTAGTTCGTATTCCAGCTCCcgcgacacaaccgattctagttagaatttgttgtgtgacgagctggaatactaactagaacaaccagaattccggctcatttctggCTGATCTTTACTGGGATCTGGTACTGGTACCCAGTCAACAATTTTTCTAGCAGAGaccattctgccagatttttgtCAGTCTTGGTTTAGAAGCcctcagatttctgcgcgcatCCTGGTCAGGTTAGCTGAACTAGGGCGAACTTGGTTCCGCTCGCATTTTCTGGCAAATTCTGAAacgaaccgagcaaaaccctggcacaaCTCAGAAATAAACAGTGTAAAGATCCTGGAAGTTTGTACCTGGTGGaattttagcacgaatcgagcaaaacaacTGACAAAGTTGTGGCGTACAGAAATCCttgccgtacatttctggctagaagtgagcagcatcggttagcTTAACCGTTTCTATCAGTAacgttgttgcatttgagcgaattctctgccagaattctcgcgCAAAATGCTGGCACTTTTGCAGCccagtcaccaaattttctggaAAAGACcattctgctagatttctgtaagtcttggtttggtagccctgtcagatttctgcgcgcatcctgtcgggttagttgaactagggcgaactcggtttcgttcacgttttctggcaaattttgacagaaaacgagcaaaaccctggcataatttctttgccagaattctcgcacaaatcaaATTCTTTGGCAGAGTTCTCGCACAAATTGCGCAAAATACTGGCAGAAACGCTGCcagaatcaatttcgctttgctcaactctGATAACTTTCTGCTCGCCATGGTGACTGGGAATCCGCTACCAAGTCACCGTGCCCTATCAGAAATTTCGcagaagttgagcaaagcgaaattgattctggcagagtttctgcaaGCATTTTgagcgatttgtgcgagaattctggcagagaattcgctcaaatgcaacaaccgtttctgacagaagcggttaaaatTCTATCAGGTAGGatttgccaggatctttgcatgGTTTATTACTGAGTTGTGccagcgtttttctcggttcCTATCAGGCGCAGTGTGCAGGTGCGACGGTAAAATTCCACCAAAAGTGCCGGTCCGTGGTCCATTTACAAGTGTGGTGCAGGATCGCCGTAGtggcaggggcggcgaaacactttacgcccgagtgggtagaaagcatagggtgaggggtccattagtaaggattttttcccttttcgcaatgcacacgcttacattacattcacattaaatcatgttcgtttatgcaaatggaattgtggtacatagatgttttcaaatgcgtgtagtgcgagatacatgcgttgcacatctacattttttgaaatggttcaaaatttcgagtgggtcattacccactcggttcttttcgagtgggtagcactacccacgctttccgccggccctgcataGTGGAACGCTAATCGCGAAGGAACCACTCGAATTTCCGACTAAAAATTAAAGAGCCGAAGCATAGTCcattctcactgtggaggatcagtcaaACAAGCCAATCTCTCCTCTACAGCTAATTGCCAACAATAAGCAGAGCCCACAAAGATTCCCCCTGGGAAGCACACAGCGCTGACTTCCGAGATCGTTTACAACGAGCAGACGATACGAGTGATTCGTCGCCAGCGTCGCGAGGGAGGTTTCATCACAGGAGCCAAGCTCACGTCCCTAACTAAACGCCAAGGATCGCTACCGTAGCAGCCAACGTCGACCTGTAGGAGAACGCGACCGTTGGGAATCCAGCCAGTCGAAAACAGTAAGCAACCAGACCGAATTCACGCCACTAGCGACTTTGCTTCTTTTACTTTCCTTTCTATTTATGTACGAACATTCGACATTCTTGTAAAAGCACCTTGGTCGCCCTGTCATCAAGAGTCTGCCGAGTAGGTAAAATCAGAACCCAAGTGGTGGACAAACCCCACTTACATGTTACTTGTTTTTTTAGGCTGTTTGTCAAATCAGGTCAATTGTATTGCTTCATAAAAAATGATCTAAAATGCTTGTAGGACACAGTTGGGGAacatttggaagatttttgataGGGACGAAGATCATTAGATTTCTACCAGTCCATATGTTCTATACTGTTGGTCACAGAGCCAAAACAGTGCAGGGCCTTCATAAGACTTCAAGAAGATTTAGACGCTTCCGAATAATTCTTCCTTAAGATTTGGCCGTTAGCCCAATCAATCTACTTTCTCTTAGTTATTGACTGGTTTTTGTCAATACCTTTTTACACATGAATTGTGCTTTCACTACACCTACAACAGGATTCTGGGTCAATGTCATGAACGATTTCAACCAATCCAGTATCCCAACTTCGCGGACATCGTCACCCTTCCACCAAGTTTGCCAGTAAAGGGAGCAGTAATGATGCTAGCAGGGTGTACTTGACTAGTCCCAAACAGCAGCCTCTAAACGGAAAATCATTAAATTCGAATAAAACAATTACGCAGCAGTAATGAGAATCATTACCCAGTCGGTGGCGTTGCCGCACCGGCCTATTATCACCTGGTGATCCAGCACTGGCTGGGCACTGGTGGAAGTGGGCAACCAGCGGCAATAACAGTAATCGTAAAAACTGACGACAACTCACCTGATTTTCCCACTTTGGAACTGCCAATGACGACCACCTTGAGCTTGTTTAGGTTTGTCATTTTCCACGCTAAAGTGTGGGTCACTGTCGGGTGTGCCTTCCGGTCGTGGAGAGGAGATAGAAATTGGGTTGGTTAGATGCCAACGGCGCCTGGTCGGTGGCCTGTTCCGGTGAACATTTGGTCAGCTTTCTATTCGTCAACCGGGATGGAGGTGTGCTGCTTCTGGTTTTCTAATTGAACTAGTTTTACGATTGACTTCGCCGCACCCGCAGACCTATTATTAGTTTgtcgatttcaaatgttttttcaCATAGTGCACCTTTGGCTGATAAATTCTACGATTGATCCGGTTGATTTAGTTGTGATTAGCAAAGTTGATCATATAGCGGATAAAAAAGGATTACGAGTTTTGCATTGCTCATGACAACTACctattttaacaaaaataacggTACATTTCTTTTAATAGGGGACTCGACTATAGTATTTTGTAAAAATGTTCCTCAATAGTCGATTAAAATCTAGATACTTTGTATGACTTCATTATTAGACTTGTATCTAGTATTCTCAATTCTGGATATCACATAGAGGACTTTCTAATAAAACGATCAAACATGCATACAGTGAAATGCAAAAGTAGTAATCCTTTTCAAGCTAAAACTAATTTATTTAGTTATCGGTTATCTGAAATGAAatggaaaagaaaagaaagaaagggttattttcaaatattaaaaatatagtGGCCAAGTAAGTCATGGATTGCGTTTTGGCTTCGTCTCATTAGTATCTAAAACCAACTTGATACCAGATACACGCTTAATGCAGGACTGGAACTGTGAAAATTCATAGTGAGCTAAAATTCCGGACTGACACTCTATAAGGTAAATGTTCACAGGAATATGTTTTAGATACAAGTGATAGTGGAAACTAAAACGATACAAGTGATAGtggaaactaaactatttgggCACGTAACCTAACATAGTCATTCTTTGAAAGCTACAAACAGATGTTATTCATTCGGGAAGTAACGAAAATGGGAAACCAATGTATAACAAAAACCGGTACAATAAGGTCACTCAGTCCAGCGATCTCCCACTCGCAGGCTTCCTGTAAATTGACAAGATTCCAATCAATTTCAACTCTCGTGGCGTGAAAGCGACAATGTTTGCATTTTGTGGCGTATGCCAAACTGCCATAACAGTTTCTTCGATTCAGAATCATAAATCAAACCGAAATTGGATCGTGATCGAATctacaaatgataaattttcgaACAACCTCACGATTTCACCTTCCTCTCTATGTAATTTCATAATTTTAACTGTCGTATACACAAAGACACCGTCCAACCTGTCGGAACGCGGAAAGAGCAACGGTGCATAGTGGAGATCAGCAACCCACTACTTTTGGACGATCTCTGAATGGTTGCCGGCACAGCCGGTGAATGTAATTGTATTATGCTGGACCGTGCGGTTAGGTTAGATGATGCAAATCTTGTTTCGCTACCTCATTCCCGTTGTGTTTTGGAGACCTTGACCTTGGCGGATATTCGAATGCAGCAATTTGCTGCTCGCTCACTGGAAGCCGCTCACAGTGTGTACTTTTGCTGTGAAGGGTCGAATTTCGCGATCAGGTACTGTAATTAGTTAGGCACATGCTggttttcatatttcaaattattcccGTCATGTAGGTATAGGTGTACTCGTAAAATATTTCTCGGCAATTTGTCTGTTTCTTTGCAGATTCTTAATTAACGATCGAGTCAGTTTCATAAATATCTCGTTAACTGAATCGAATTTCATAAGCTGAAAATTGTCCTAATGCAAAAATTAACTGTCATAATTACACCATCTATGCTGTATTTTTTGTTTCGGAACAAATTTCGCATCGTTTGCGGCAATCGCCATCAGTTTGCAAACCGTTACATCCAACGATGCAGCAGCAATATGAGGCAATGGCTGTCCATACTGTTGTTGCAAAACTGGCACATTTATTTAGTATAGTAAACGCAAACCTTGCTGCCGTCGTCGTCGTATGTCGTCCACCGAGAAGCACCCCGGGTCGGTCGTTGAACGCGGACCGGACCACGGTGGATCGGTGGTGTTGCGAATCATCGGCGACGCGGCGCTGTAACTCTAGCCAACATCGCCAACAGTTCGATGTACATGTATACCAATGGCCAGCGAATGTCACTTGGGCGAAGACGAAAAATAAATAATCGAAACCATTGAACCCCATAAATGTGAACAAATTATCTTCCGAAAGGTGGGCGATTGTGAACAACCATGTCTGTCTGCTTGTACACATGCTTGGCATTACGGATCAGATTTCACGATTTGTTGCTGTTTAGGCACGTAATATGGATTGTCAAGGCCATCGAACTTTTAGTTTACATTTGGTGGGAGCACATTTGTTATACAATTAACTTCATCGTGTTCAGGTTGTTTATAAACGATAATTCTAGGTTTAGGAACAATTTTCCCACAGGgtctattcgaactaataattggAATTATTCGCTTGCATTTAAGTTCCAACTGTTTTTATCATTATCTCTTTAACTGTAGTTATTGCGTTTAGTCTGAATGGATTGTGTTACACAGTGGGACGTCCAAATATGAAGGTTTCGCAATAATTttgctagtatttttctcgtatcagctgagcttTTAGAGATGTTTCTGAAAGATGTTGGGGTTTTCGgacaaaaaaagaatttttaacaACTTTTTAAAGGGCATATCTCTAGTGTTTTTGTATAATTTGATCTTCGGAACCTCatacgattattttcgttttatAGAGAAATAGTTGTTTCTATGGCATGCATTACTTTAGCAAAATTATCCATTTGAGTAAATTACATCGTAATAtgacagagaacagacgtccatcttcagcattcaacttgtgtaaaaatctctaacggtttcgaaggtagttaggatatccaaaccaggagCGCTACTGTTGTCATGTTTTTTAGTGGCTGAGGTCGGCTGAATTGACAGcgattattcctctacccagtcaaactagttctctgccagaattctcgcacaaatcgcgcaaaatgctggTGAAAACTCTGCCAGAGTCAATTTCGCtctgctcaacttttgctaactttctgcttgccacggtgactgggtacccactgagaagcccaaagaattgtttcaaaatcgttcaacacgggtccaacgatggacgtcttTTGAACGATTATTTTGACGacgtccaacgaacgtccttcattggacgattttgaaaccaaccgttcttaagGGGTAGTTTATCCCGCCTAGCCACCTTATCGTGCAGTGACACAACtggttctagttagaatcggttgtgtcactggagccggaatactaactaaCTAGAACCAGTCAGCATTCCGGCGTAACTTAACTGGTAGTCATTATAAAGGGACCCAGTTAAactaattccggaaccggttNNNNNNNNNNNNNNNNNNNNNNNNNNNNNNNNNNNNNNNNNNNNNNNNNNNNNNNNNNNNNNNNNNNNNNNNNNNNNNNNNNNNNNNNNNNNNNNNNNNNNNNNNNNNNNNNNNNNNNNNNNNNNNNNNNNNNNNNNNNNNNNNNNNNNNNNNNNNNNNNNNNNNNNNNNNNNNNNNNNNNNNNNNNNNNNNNNNNNNNNNNNNNNNNNNNNNNNNNNNNNNNNNNNNNNNNNNNNNNNNNNNNNNNNNNNNNNNNNNNNNNNNNNNNNNNNNNNNNNNNNNNNNNNNNNNNNNNNNNNNNNNNNNNNNNNNNNNNNNNNNNNNNNNNNNNNNNNNNNNNNNNNNNNNNNNNNNNNNNNNNNNNNNNNNNNNNNNNNNNNNNNNNNNNNNNNNNNNNNNNNNNNNNNNNNNNNNNNNNNNNNNNNNNNNNNNNNNNNN is part of the Topomyia yanbarensis strain Yona2022 chromosome 1, ASM3024719v1, whole genome shotgun sequence genome and encodes:
- the LOC131677077 gene encoding ras-related and estrogen-regulated growth inhibitor-like, whose translation is MTNLNKLKVVVIGSSKVGKSAVTVRYLTKRYIGEYSSSRDFLYRHSIIYDNATTEVEILDTSKCDKRGCLYEHLRWGDAFVVVYSICDKASFEEAADFLQQLTKLKLPSYYTILLLGNKSDLDHAREISVNDGQELSFRYSCQFYEVSAAENFAGVSLAFHSLIKEARSTQLFRALPLRRKLGVNSVSKALGNIFGKNSKGERKKRPSLSI